In Kaistella sp. 97-N-M2, the sequence TTTTTTTCGCCGGCGCGCCAATCGGTCATTTTTACGACCACTTTATCGCCGTCTTCAGCACCGCCAATCTTTCCTTTCGGCACAAAAATATCGGTGTTGATGGTTTTTTTATCACATACCACAAAACCAAAATCTTTATGTTTGATGAGCTGAAAAGTTCCCACAAACTCGTCGCGTTTTCTTTCGAGAACTTCTACAACAGAGCCTTCTAGTTTTTTTCCTTTGAAGTTATAGGTTACAATAAGAACGGTATCGCCCTGTATGGCGTCTTTTACGTTTTTGGAATGGATGAAGATATCATCGTCCATACCGTCAACCCGAACGTAAGCATTTCCGGCCTGGTTGAAATCGATGGTACCGCTTAAAGTTCCTTCGATATTAAGGGTCAGAATGTATTTCTGCTTCTCCGTTTCTTTGATTCTGTTTTCAGCAAGCAGTTTGTGAATGGCCTGAATGACCAGTTCGCGCTGCCGTGGATTTTTGTAGTCTATTCCGTCCGAAATCTGTTTATAATTATAGATTTTCGTGGAATTTTTGTTCATAAAATTCATAATTAAACGTCCGATTTCCTGGAGTTTATTTTGATTTTTTTGAGATATAAATTTGCTGTTTTTTGCCATTTAAGGGATGTTTGGTTGTAATTAGAAAATTAGCAAAAGGCTATTTTTTCTACTCTGTTTTGATGTCTGCCACCTTCGAAATCGGTGGTGAGGAATTTTTCGACGATTTGAATTGCGAGGTCGCTGGTGATAAACCGCGCGGGAAGCGCGATCATATTAGCATTGTTGTGTTTTCTTGCCAGTTCGGCGAGCTCAACTTCCCAACATAAAGCACAGCGGATATCCTGATGTTTATTCGCCGTAATAGCAACACCTTCTCCGCTTCCGCAGATAAGAATTCCGAGGACATTATCGCCATTTTCTACGGAGGCCGCCGCGGGATGAACGAAATCGGGATAATCGACAGAATCTTTGGAATAGGTACCGAAATCCTGAATTTCGTAGTGACCTTCCAGATGTTTTTTAAGAATTTCTTTATAGTCGAAACCTGCGTGGTCCGCAGCAATTGCTATTTTTTTCATGTTTCAATGTAATATTATCATTTTACAATTCTTACAAATTTAATACTATTAATATAAATAAGGTTTGATTGAATCTTAAATCTTTGCAGACCGGGAAAATAAAACCGAGAAAAACGTGCGCTGCGTGAGCGATGGTAGCGGTTACCCCGCAGCAGGCGCGGAATGTGCGAAGGCGCGAGGAGTAAAAGCGAACAGCGCGACCCGGGCAGGGGAGAGCATGGCGAGGGGCACGCCCAAAAAGATCTCTTAAAAATTGTTAACATCGCCCCGGATTCGTGTTGGTAAGTAAGTAAAAAAAGTTCTTTTCTTATTCATATAAAATTCATACTGCAATTTGTTTTTGGATTATCGCAGAATTATTTTGAGAAGTTCGGGCAGAAAATTGAAGACGTTTTCCATACAAAATTTGCTAAGAATGCCCCTGCATAAAACTTACTGACAATTGTTGATAAAGTATTTAACCAACTATCAATCAATTTTTTATAATGTTGGTTGCGTATGAACTTTGGCGCGACTGTATGTGGTGAATTTTCTGGATTTTATTTCTCCCCAAACCCGCACGATACAACAACACTATTCATTTTCTTTTTTTAATAAAAGAATATAATGTAGATAAATTGAGGCTTTGGGGATTGGGGAATTTTAAATGAGATTAAATTTTAATTAGCGGGAATTAATCCTAAATTTGTGAAACCAAAACGGAAAAGTATGAAGACAGTAAACGATTTCAATTTCAAAGATAAAAAGGCACTGGTGCGTGTAGATTTTAATGTGCCGCAAAGCGCAGATCTGAAAGTTACGGATAACAGCCGGATTGTAGCGGTAAAACCGACCATTGAAAAGATTTTAAACGATGGTGGCTGTGTGATTTTGATGACGCATTTGGGCCGGCCGAAAGGAAAGGTTTCTGAAGAATTTTCCCTGGAAAATATCATACCAGAAATTGAAAAGGTTTTTGGTAAGAAAGTTCAGTTTTGTCCGGACTGCATGGGCGAGGATGCGAAAAACATGACAGGATGCCTGAAGCCGGGTGAGATTTTACTGCTCGAGAATCTGCGTTTTTATGAAGAGGAAGAAGAGGGCAACGTAGAATTTGCGGAGAAACTTTCGAAATATGGCGATGCTTTCGTTAATGATGCTTTTGGGACGGCGCACCGCGCACACGCTTCCACCGCGGTTATTGCGCAGTTTTTTCCTAATACTAAATTTTTCGGTTTACTGATGGCTAAAGAGTTGCGGGCAATCGATAAGGTTCTTAAAGATGGCGAAAAACCGGTGACGGCCATTTTGGGTGGGTCTAAAGTTTCGTCGAAAATTACGATCATCGAAAATATGCTGCCGGCTGTTGACAATCTTATTATTGGTGGTGGGATGGCTTTCACGTTCGTTAAAGCATTAGGCGGACAAATTGGTAATTCGCTGGTAGAAGAGGATAAGTTAAGACTGGCGCTGGAAA encodes:
- the rpiB gene encoding ribose 5-phosphate isomerase B, which produces MKKIAIAADHAGFDYKEILKKHLEGHYEIQDFGTYSKDSVDYPDFVHPAAASVENGDNVLGILICGSGEGVAITANKHQDIRCALCWEVELAELARKHNNANMIALPARFITSDLAIQIVEKFLTTDFEGGRHQNRVEKIAFC
- a CDS encoding phosphoglycerate kinase yields the protein MKTVNDFNFKDKKALVRVDFNVPQSADLKVTDNSRIVAVKPTIEKILNDGGCVILMTHLGRPKGKVSEEFSLENIIPEIEKVFGKKVQFCPDCMGEDAKNMTGCLKPGEILLLENLRFYEEEEEGNVEFAEKLSKYGDAFVNDAFGTAHRAHASTAVIAQFFPNTKFFGLLMAKELRAIDKVLKDGEKPVTAILGGSKVSSKITIIENMLPAVDNLIIGGGMAFTFVKALGGQIGNSLVEEDKLRLALEILEKAKAQNVKVHLPIDSVIADEFSNDAEIKEVDVYDIPEGWMGLDAGKKTQLMNHDVIMNSKTILWNGPVGVFEMPNFSAGTVALGDSIAEATELGAFSLVGGGDSVAFVKQFGYEDKVSYVSTGGGAMLESLEGKELPGVKAIND